In the genome of Helicobacter colisuis, one region contains:
- the pyrC gene encoding dihydroorotase: MDTITLQSPFDMHLHLRDGEMLQNVIEYTAYCFSSALVMPNLNPPILEVKSALAYKQRILQASQSKDFEPLMSLYLNENLSKEELQIAKDNGIFILKLYPKGSTTGSENGVSEILSPKILEILEIAQEMGMILSIHGESNGFVLEREVEFHSIFEYLATNFPKLKIIFEHLSDRRSIALVEKYENLFATLTLHHILLSLDNVIGGMLNPHYFCKPILKTKKDQESLLQVALNAHKKFSFGSDSAPHLRINKESKKGAAGIFSAPILLPALAQTFDTHNALENLESFVSLNASKIYNLVRTNKKITLVKKPMQVIDEINGIVPMFAGNTLEWSLA, encoded by the coding sequence ATGGATACAATCACCTTGCAATCTCCCTTTGATATGCATTTGCATTTGCGAGATGGAGAAATGTTGCAAAATGTCATAGAATACACAGCTTATTGCTTTAGCTCCGCACTTGTCATGCCAAATCTCAATCCGCCTATTTTAGAAGTTAAATCTGCTTTGGCATACAAACAAAGAATTTTACAAGCTTCACAATCAAAAGATTTTGAACCTTTAATGTCGCTATATCTTAATGAAAACCTTAGCAAAGAAGAATTACAAATTGCCAAGGATAATGGAATCTTTATTCTCAAGCTCTACCCAAAGGGATCAACCACTGGAAGCGAAAATGGCGTAAGTGAGATTCTAAGCCCAAAAATTCTAGAAATCTTAGAAATAGCACAAGAAATGGGAATGATTCTAAGTATCCACGGAGAAAGCAATGGATTTGTGCTAGAGCGAGAAGTGGAGTTTCATTCTATTTTTGAATACCTTGCAACCAATTTCCCAAAACTCAAAATTATTTTTGAGCACCTTAGCGATAGGCGCTCAATTGCCCTTGTAGAAAAATACGAAAATCTTTTTGCTACGCTTACTTTGCACCATATTTTACTTAGCTTAGATAATGTAATTGGGGGTATGCTAAATCCACATTATTTTTGCAAACCTATTTTAAAAACTAAAAAGGATCAAGAATCGCTACTTCAAGTTGCACTTAATGCGCATAAAAAATTCTCTTTTGGAAGCGATTCAGCCCCCCACCTTAGAATCAATAAAGAAAGTAAAAAAGGGGCTGCAGGAATTTTTAGCGCTCCTATCTTGCTTCCTGCTCTTGCACAGACTTTTGATACACACAATGCACTAGAAAACCTAGAATCTTTTGTTAGTCTTAATGCTAGTAAAATCTATAATCTAGTGCGCACTAACAAAAAAATCACCCTTGTTAAAAAACCTATGCAAGTTATCGATGAGATAAATGGCATTGTGCCTATGTTTGCAGGAAATACTTTAGAATGGAGTTTAGCTTAA
- the coaD gene encoding pantetheine-phosphate adenylyltransferase — protein sequence MAKIAIYPGTFDPITNGHLDVIQRACKLFDGLIIAVAKSDSKKPLFTQKERIEMVLFAISELGETACALDVKGFNNLVADFAKEQESNILIRGLRAVSDFEYELQMGYANASLNKKLETIYLMPSLQNAFISSSVVRSILLHNGDISHLVPKSVNNFIRNHHVCCH from the coding sequence ATGGCAAAAATTGCAATCTATCCTGGCACTTTTGATCCAATTACCAATGGGCATTTAGATGTTATTCAAAGGGCTTGTAAGCTCTTTGATGGCTTAATCATCGCGGTTGCAAAAAGCGATAGTAAAAAGCCCCTTTTTACACAAAAAGAGCGCATAGAAATGGTTTTGTTTGCCATTAGTGAGCTAGGAGAAACTGCATGTGCGCTTGATGTTAAGGGTTTTAATAATCTTGTTGCGGATTTTGCCAAAGAACAAGAATCAAATATCCTTATTAGAGGACTTAGAGCTGTTAGCGATTTTGAATACGAGTTGCAAATGGGCTATGCCAATGCCTCCCTTAATAAGAAATTAGAAACAATTTATCTCATGCCCTCCTTGCAAAACGCTTTTATTAGCTCAAGTGTCGTGCGTTCTATCCTGCTTCACAATGGAGATATTTCTCATCTCGTGCCAAAAAGTGTTAATAACTTTATAAGGAATCACCATGTATGTTGCCATTGA
- the tmk gene encoding dTMP kinase — translation MYVAIEGIDTSGKSTQIQALKFFLKKAIFTFEPGATNLGAKLREILLQDSIQLDSRAEMLLFLADRAQHTNEILKSHANNLIISDRSLISGMAYARDFNFDTLKAFNLFATQGILPNKVIILELQKDDLQKRLNSKGNDKIEQRGLEYLLSLQERIKSITQKLSLEHHIIDANLPKDSITTKIIDFIGKENCVV, via the coding sequence ATGTATGTTGCCATTGAAGGAATTGATACAAGTGGAAAAAGCACTCAGATTCAAGCACTTAAGTTTTTTTTAAAAAAAGCTATTTTTACTTTTGAGCCTGGCGCAACCAATCTTGGAGCAAAGCTAAGGGAAATTTTATTACAAGATTCGATACAATTAGATAGTAGAGCTGAAATGCTACTTTTTCTTGCTGATAGAGCGCAACACACAAATGAGATTTTAAAATCTCACGCCAATAATCTTATTATTTCTGATAGGAGTTTAATTTCTGGAATGGCATATGCAAGAGACTTTAACTTTGATACACTTAAAGCCTTTAATCTCTTTGCCACTCAAGGAATCTTGCCTAATAAAGTTATTATTCTGGAATTACAAAAGGATGATTTGCAAAAACGCTTAAATTCCAAAGGAAATGATAAAATCGAGCAAAGGGGCTTAGAATACCTTCTATCTTTGCAAGAGAGGATAAAATCCATCACTCAAAAACTATCTTTAGAACACCACATTATCGATGCTAATTTACCTAAAGATTCCATTACAACAAAAATAATTGATTTCATAGGCAAAGAAAATTGCGTTGTTTAA
- a CDS encoding ComF family protein gives MRCLICGNFTFKTLCNPCFQTITIQPRVRDLGNFKVYSFYDYQEIQFLLHAKYQIIGSKIYHLLSKKACLFLKQTLKSPLKAYGIGIDDKISKQGYAHNAIFLKHFKKLGIIPLYHTLLAQNSVSYAGKDLKFRQNNPRNFYLMRNITHKKIILFDDLITTGLTLKEAQKLLAEKGAEVLMAFVLSDAKY, from the coding sequence TTGCGTTGTTTAATTTGTGGAAATTTTACCTTTAAAACCCTCTGCAATCCTTGTTTTCAAACAATCACAATTCAACCTAGAGTAAGAGACTTAGGAAATTTTAAAGTTTATAGCTTTTATGATTACCAAGAAATCCAATTTCTCTTGCATGCTAAATACCAAATTATCGGAAGCAAAATTTATCACTTATTATCCAAAAAGGCTTGTTTATTTTTAAAACAAACACTAAAATCTCCACTAAAAGCTTATGGAATAGGAATTGATGATAAAATTAGCAAACAAGGCTATGCACACAATGCTATCTTTCTTAAACATTTCAAAAAACTAGGTATTATCCCGCTGTATCACACGCTATTAGCTCAAAATTCTGTTTCTTATGCAGGAAAAGATTTGAAATTTCGCCAAAATAATCCACGCAATTTTTATTTAATGCGCAACATTACACACAAAAAAATTATTTTATTTGATGATCTCATCACCACAGGATTAACACTCAAAGAAGCCCAAAAGCTTCTAGCAGAGAAAGGTGCAGAAGTACTTATGGCTTTTGTTTTAAGCGATGCAAAATATTAG
- a CDS encoding SIMPL domain-containing protein has protein sequence MSKTSAIILGIFFVICSAIVSFGVSKAIVDIKSKERSVVVKGLSEREVLADVMIFPINFTRASSDLNVLYQELENDSKRIIEFLQKIGIQAEEIRIEAPRITDKVGSAYGESQSIVYRYSGEGRVLVYTNKIDLGRKALEKLTELGKEGTVVRVEDYEIEYLYTKLNEVKPEMVEEATFNAREVAQKFAQDSQSTLGKIKKASQGQFSVLNRDRNTSHIKKVRVVSTIEYYLKD, from the coding sequence ATGAGTAAAACAAGTGCAATTATTTTGGGAATATTTTTTGTTATTTGTAGCGCTATTGTTAGCTTTGGGGTTAGTAAGGCTATTGTAGATATTAAATCAAAAGAGAGAAGTGTTGTTGTTAAGGGTTTGAGCGAAAGAGAGGTTTTAGCGGATGTGATGATTTTTCCTATCAATTTTACGCGTGCAAGTAGTGATTTGAATGTTTTGTATCAAGAATTAGAAAATGATTCTAAAAGAATCATAGAGTTTTTACAAAAAATAGGCATTCAAGCAGAAGAAATTAGAATAGAAGCACCAAGAATCACCGATAAAGTAGGGAGTGCTTATGGTGAATCACAAAGTATAGTTTATCGCTATTCAGGTGAGGGTAGGGTTTTGGTTTATACTAATAAGATTGATTTAGGTAGAAAAGCTTTAGAAAAACTTACAGAACTTGGCAAAGAGGGCACAGTGGTTAGAGTGGAAGATTATGAAATCGAATATCTTTATACCAAGCTTAATGAAGTGAAACCAGAAATGGTTGAAGAAGCAACTTTTAATGCAAGAGAAGTGGCACAGAAGTTTGCACAAGATTCTCAAAGCACATTAGGTAAAATCAAAAAGGCTTCGCAAGGGCAATTTAGTGTATTAAACCGCGATAGAAATACATCTCATATTAAAAAAGTGCGTGTAGTTTCTACAATTGAATATTATTTAAAAGACTAA
- a CDS encoding HU family DNA-binding protein, whose translation MNKSEFVDLVKEVGKYETKKDAEKAISAFTAAIEKALSKKDGSVELVGFGKFETVLQKGKEGTVPGTTKKYKTKDKFVPKFKAGKGFKDAVAAAKK comes from the coding sequence ATGAACAAATCTGAATTTGTTGACTTGGTAAAAGAAGTTGGTAAGTATGAAACAAAAAAAGATGCTGAAAAAGCAATCAGTGCTTTTACTGCTGCAATTGAAAAAGCACTCTCAAAAAAAGATGGAAGTGTTGAGCTTGTAGGTTTTGGTAAATTTGAAACTGTGCTTCAAAAAGGTAAAGAGGGAACCGTTCCTGGAACAACTAAGAAATATAAAACAAAAGATAAATTTGTTCCAAAATTTAAAGCTGGAAAAGGTTTCAAAGACGCTGTTGCAGCTGCAAAAAAATAA
- the gap gene encoding type I glyceraldehyde-3-phosphate dehydrogenase: MSIKVAVNGTGRIGLCVCKILGQRDDLELVAINTTMPIDTLIHLLKYDSVHQSSEITKISENQICIGKQKNIQIISTRNIQETHFGQYGAEIVIECTGAFNDISKASLHLYDGIKRVVISAPATDTPTFVYGVNHLSYANEPVISNASCTTNALAPLTKVLHENFKILSGLMTTIHSYTNDQNLLDSKHKDLRRARAAALNMIPTSTGAAKAIGLVMPELKGKLNGFAVRVPTPDVSLVDLTCVIEKPATKEIINETFKKASQESMKDLIFVDEEKLVSGDFIGSPYSAIFIPDCTTIVNENQVKIVAWYDNEWGYSTRLVDMVHFVGQSL; the protein is encoded by the coding sequence ATGTCAATTAAAGTAGCAGTGAATGGGACAGGGAGAATTGGATTGTGTGTTTGCAAGATTCTTGGACAACGCGATGATTTGGAGCTAGTAGCCATTAACACCACTATGCCCATTGATACTTTAATCCACCTTTTGAAATACGATTCTGTCCATCAAAGTAGCGAAATTACTAAGATTAGCGAAAATCAAATTTGTATTGGCAAACAAAAAAATATCCAAATCATTAGCACAAGAAATATTCAAGAAACACATTTTGGTCAATACGGCGCTGAAATTGTTATAGAATGCACAGGGGCTTTTAATGATATTTCTAAAGCTTCACTACATCTCTATGATGGCATTAAGCGCGTTGTTATTTCAGCACCAGCTACTGATACTCCAACTTTTGTTTATGGGGTTAATCATCTAAGTTATGCTAATGAGCCTGTTATTTCTAATGCTAGTTGTACCACAAATGCCCTAGCACCACTCACCAAAGTCTTACACGAAAATTTCAAGATTCTAAGTGGTTTAATGACAACTATCCATAGCTATACCAACGATCAAAACTTACTTGATTCAAAGCACAAAGATTTGCGTCGTGCAAGAGCTGCTGCACTTAATATGATTCCAACCTCCACTGGGGCTGCAAAGGCTATTGGACTTGTCATGCCAGAACTTAAAGGCAAACTCAATGGCTTTGCAGTTCGCGTCCCAACCCCTGATGTAAGCTTGGTTGATTTAACTTGTGTGATAGAAAAACCTGCCACTAAAGAAATCATTAATGAAACTTTCAAAAAAGCCTCTCAAGAATCAATGAAAGATTTAATTTTTGTCGATGAAGAAAAACTTGTTTCGGGTGATTTTATCGGATCTCCTTATAGTGCGATTTTTATTCCTGATTGCACCACTATTGTCAATGAAAATCAAGTAAAAATTGTTGCTTGGTATGACAATGAATGGGGTTATTCCACGCGCTTAGTAGATATGGTGCATTTTGTTGGGCAATCTCTATGA
- a CDS encoding glucose-6-phosphate isomerase, which produces MIHLENTYQSSPNYDSSFLSKESLRSCFEKIQAEKENGVSGYYHLPFQENSDIFTYLREYHCFLDNLKNLVIIGIGGSSLGTKAIDALLSHQHNRRRLKLRFLEHTDPIVINKELQRIKWEETLFIVISKSGLTIETTSLFKYVLKHFNLLDSKRKNHLLTISDEDSPLFHWSKEQKIQNFTIKPNIGGRFSVLSTAGLLPLGILGYNLQSLLKGAQNMSRYFFKNPTNEILKKAAFLAHCETNYPINVLFSYSSVFRHFNAWYVQLWGESLGKLDYTGQKRGLTPIALIGSIDQHSFLQLIMQGPQNKSVTFLSVEKFSQKPLYIPNIKLKGLESTDFVNGTSFNKLLQLQCISTKESIIAENVPTDSITLDLLCEESVGELIFYYELLTSCVGALLQIDTYNQPGVEFGKKILREKFTHI; this is translated from the coding sequence ATGATTCATTTAGAAAATACCTACCAAAGCTCCCCAAACTATGATTCTAGCTTTTTATCTAAAGAATCCTTGCGATCTTGCTTTGAAAAGATTCAAGCAGAAAAAGAGAATGGGGTAAGCGGATATTACCACTTGCCCTTCCAAGAAAATTCAGATATTTTTACCTATCTTAGAGAATATCACTGCTTTTTGGATAATCTTAAAAATCTCGTGATTATAGGTATTGGCGGTAGTTCTCTTGGCACAAAAGCCATTGACGCTCTACTTTCACACCAACACAATCGCAGAAGGCTTAAATTACGCTTTTTAGAGCACACTGATCCTATTGTAATTAACAAAGAGCTTCAACGCATCAAATGGGAAGAAACATTATTTATTGTAATTTCAAAGTCTGGATTAACTATTGAAACCACTTCCCTTTTTAAATATGTTTTAAAACATTTCAATCTCTTAGATTCTAAGAGAAAAAATCACCTCTTAACAATCAGCGATGAAGATTCTCCACTTTTTCATTGGAGCAAGGAACAAAAAATACAAAACTTCACCATAAAGCCAAATATTGGTGGTCGTTTCTCTGTATTAAGCACCGCGGGATTGCTCCCACTTGGTATCTTAGGCTACAATCTCCAAAGCCTTCTTAAAGGTGCGCAAAATATGAGTCGATATTTCTTTAAAAACCCCACTAATGAGATTCTAAAAAAAGCAGCATTTCTAGCTCATTGCGAAACAAACTACCCCATTAATGTGCTTTTTTCTTACAGCAGTGTTTTTAGACATTTTAATGCTTGGTATGTGCAGCTTTGGGGAGAATCTTTAGGAAAGCTAGATTACACTGGGCAAAAAAGGGGATTAACTCCCATTGCCCTTATTGGCAGCATTGATCAACATTCCTTTTTGCAGCTTATTATGCAAGGTCCGCAAAACAAAAGTGTTACTTTTTTGAGTGTTGAAAAATTTTCTCAAAAGCCACTTTATATCCCTAATATTAAACTAAAGGGTTTAGAATCAACAGATTTTGTCAATGGCACCTCCTTTAATAAACTCTTGCAATTACAATGCATTTCCACCAAAGAAAGCATTATTGCAGAAAATGTCCCCACTGATTCTATTACTCTAGATCTTTTATGTGAAGAAAGCGTGGGTGAGCTTATTTTTTATTATGAATTACTTACTTCTTGCGTGGGAGCATTGCTACAAATTGATACATATAATCAACCAGGTGTTGAATTTGGAAAAAAAATAT